Proteins from a genomic interval of Deltaproteobacteria bacterium:
- a CDS encoding right-handed parallel beta-helix repeat-containing protein produces MRAGLLPLVLALVCPHVAGAAIYTVAPSGGDFTVIQDALDAAQAGDTVVVHEKPTPYFERLVFPRSGNAVDGFITLTAAPDETPILDGTGVAGDQSMVLLDSRSYLKVVGFEIRNNPGVTDGSGVRILGSGSHLEIRDNRIHDMRGQNAMGITVYATEPTPISDLVIDGNEIWDCEPATSEALTLNGNVDGFVVSDNFVHDVDNIGIDCIGGETDIQPDPAKVCRNGVIRGNRVARARSSYGGGFAAGIYVDGGRDVVIENNLVTECDVGMEIGAENGGTVTSGIVVRNNVIHGNDKAGLGFGGYAAYTGRVADCRFTGNTLYKNDTLGAGFGELWIQYAEDNVVRSNVVYATGQNKLVVSEYGNVNTVLDDNVWWTDAGPAAARFSWNATEYVGFAAYRAGTGQDAGSLFADPLLAAPASGDFHLGAGSPAIDAGDPSYVPAVGETDLDGAARKNGPRVDCGADEATTCGNGSTEPPELCDDANLVDGDGCDSNCTPTGCGNGITTAGEQCDDGGTSGGDCCDAACQLEANGLPCDDANPCTTGDACTTGACGGATEPASDCTSALGGQLQIKDRTLAGAPDAGNQLAWQWKKGDATTAAEVGNPLASTARYDLCVYAQTSGVSSLAAHLRVPGGGTCRGKACWKTSGGGGTFKYADKDATPDGVTQMTVRSGVAGKPQIQLKARGIHLAVPALPLAQDPAVVVQLHASTGACWTQGYGAPAARSDTGQFKDKAN; encoded by the coding sequence ATGCGTGCCGGCCTCCTCCCGCTCGTCCTCGCGCTGGTCTGCCCCCACGTCGCCGGCGCCGCGATCTACACCGTCGCGCCCTCGGGCGGAGACTTCACCGTCATCCAGGACGCGCTCGACGCCGCGCAGGCGGGCGACACCGTCGTCGTGCACGAGAAGCCGACGCCCTACTTCGAGCGCCTCGTCTTCCCGCGGAGCGGCAACGCCGTCGACGGCTTCATCACGCTCACCGCCGCCCCGGACGAGACCCCCATCCTCGACGGGACCGGCGTCGCGGGCGACCAGAGCATGGTCCTCCTCGACTCGCGGTCGTACCTGAAGGTCGTCGGCTTCGAGATCCGGAACAATCCGGGCGTCACCGACGGCTCGGGCGTCCGCATCCTCGGCTCCGGTTCGCACCTCGAGATCCGTGACAACCGCATCCACGACATGCGGGGCCAGAACGCCATGGGCATCACCGTCTACGCGACCGAGCCGACGCCGATCTCGGACCTCGTGATCGACGGCAACGAGATCTGGGACTGCGAGCCCGCGACCAGCGAGGCCCTCACGCTGAACGGCAACGTCGACGGCTTCGTCGTGAGCGACAACTTCGTCCACGACGTCGACAACATCGGCATCGACTGCATCGGCGGCGAGACCGACATCCAGCCCGACCCGGCGAAGGTCTGCCGGAACGGCGTCATCCGCGGCAATCGGGTGGCGCGGGCGCGCTCGAGCTACGGCGGCGGCTTCGCGGCCGGCATCTACGTCGACGGCGGGCGCGACGTCGTGATCGAGAACAACCTCGTGACCGAGTGCGACGTCGGCATGGAGATCGGCGCCGAGAACGGCGGCACCGTGACCTCGGGCATCGTCGTTCGCAACAACGTCATCCACGGCAACGACAAGGCGGGCCTCGGCTTCGGCGGCTACGCCGCATACACGGGCCGCGTCGCCGACTGCCGCTTCACCGGCAACACGCTCTACAAGAACGACACGCTCGGCGCGGGCTTCGGCGAGCTCTGGATCCAGTACGCCGAGGACAACGTCGTGCGGAGCAACGTCGTCTACGCGACCGGCCAGAACAAGCTCGTGGTCTCCGAGTACGGCAACGTGAACACGGTCCTCGACGACAACGTCTGGTGGACCGACGCGGGTCCGGCCGCCGCACGCTTCTCGTGGAACGCGACCGAGTACGTCGGCTTCGCCGCGTACCGGGCGGGAACCGGTCAGGACGCGGGCTCGCTCTTCGCGGACCCGCTCCTCGCGGCGCCCGCGAGCGGCGACTTCCACCTCGGCGCGGGATCTCCGGCGATCGACGCCGGCGATCCGTCGTACGTGCCCGCCGTCGGCGAGACCGATCTCGACGGCGCCGCGCGCAAGAACGGACCCCGCGTCGACTGCGGCGCCGACGAGGCGACGACCTGCGGCAACGGCTCGACGGAGCCGCCCGAGCTCTGCGACGACGCGAATCTCGTCGACGGCGACGGCTGCGACTCGAATTGCACGCCGACCGGCTGCGGCAACGGCATCACGACGGCCGGCGAGCAATGCGACGACGGCGGCACGAGCGGCGGCGATTGCTGCGACGCGGCCTGCCAGCTCGAGGCGAACGGCTTGCCCTGTGACGACGCGAACCCCTGCACGACCGGCGACGCCTGCACGACCGGTGCCTGCGGCGGCGCCACCGAACCGGCGTCCGACTGCACGAGCGCGCTCGGCGGGCAGCTCCAGATCAAGGACCGCACGCTCGCCGGGGCGCCCGACGCCGGCAATCAGCTCGCCTGGCAGTGGAAGAAGGGGGACGCGACGACGGCCGCGGAGGTCGGGAACCCGCTCGCCAGCACGGCCCGCTACGACCTCTGCGTGTACGCGCAGACGAGCGGCGTCTCGTCGCTCGCGGCGCACCTGCGCGTCCCGGGCGGCGGCACGTGCCGCGGCAAGGCATGCTGGAAGACGAGCGGCGGCGGCGGCACGTTCAAGTACGCCGACAAGGATGCCACGCCCGACGGCGTGACCCAGATGACGGTCCGATCCGGCGTCGCCGGCAAGCCGCAGATCCAGCTGAAGGCGCGCGGCATCCATCTCGCCGTTCCCGCCTTGCCCCTGGCGCAGGATCCGGCGGTGGTCGTGCAGCTGCACGCGTCGACGGGCGCGTGCTGGACCCAGGGCTACGGCGCCCCGGCGGCTCGCAGCGACACCGGGCAGTTCAAGGACAAGGCGAATTGA
- a CDS encoding aldo/keto reductase translates to MPTTIPRLGLGTWRMGEDAFQRAHEVAALRLGLDLGLGLIDTAEMYGEGGAEEVVGEAIAGRRDDVYLVSKIYPQNATRRGTAAACERSLKRLRTDRLDLYLLHWRGGTPLAEVVEQLEALVRAGKIVRWGVSNFDVDDMDELRAAGGTRAGANQVLYNLARREADWGLLPWCRRHRIPVMAYTPFGGGVLKHRVVRAIADAHGAAPAAVALAWVLDQRGVVTIPKASRPAHVRENRAALDLALSAADREQLARAFPAPEGPVALRTA, encoded by the coding sequence ATGCCGACGACGATCCCGCGCCTCGGGCTCGGAACGTGGCGCATGGGCGAGGACGCGTTCCAGCGCGCGCACGAGGTCGCGGCGCTGCGCCTCGGACTCGACCTCGGCCTCGGCCTCATCGACACCGCGGAGATGTACGGCGAGGGCGGCGCGGAGGAGGTGGTCGGCGAGGCGATCGCCGGCCGGCGCGACGACGTCTACCTCGTGAGCAAGATCTATCCGCAGAACGCCACGCGCCGCGGGACGGCGGCGGCGTGCGAGCGCAGCTTGAAGCGCCTGCGTACCGACCGGCTCGACCTCTACCTCCTGCACTGGCGTGGCGGCACGCCGCTCGCGGAGGTCGTCGAGCAGCTCGAAGCCCTCGTGCGGGCCGGAAAGATCGTGCGGTGGGGCGTCAGCAACTTCGACGTCGACGACATGGACGAGCTCCGGGCCGCCGGAGGCACGCGCGCGGGCGCGAATCAGGTCCTGTACAACCTGGCGCGCCGCGAGGCCGACTGGGGGCTCCTGCCGTGGTGCCGGCGACATCGCATTCCGGTGATGGCGTACACGCCGTTCGGCGGCGGGGTCCTGAAGCATCGCGTGGTGCGGGCGATCGCCGACGCGCACGGCGCCGCACCCGCGGCCGTCGCGCTCGCGTGGGTGCTCGATCAGCGCGGCGTCGTCACGATCCCGAAGGCGTCGCGGCCCGCGCACGTGCGCGAGAATCGCGCCGCGCTCGATCTCGCGCTCAGCGCGGCCGATCGCGAGCAACTGGCGCGCGCGTTTCCCGCTCCGGAGGGGCCGGTCGCGCTCCGGACCGCGTGA
- a CDS encoding peroxiredoxin, translating to MSPTVAHDLDEMDRARERGHESLVPALLAAVVALAVTLGIPASPLASPLLEPGDPFPVWSLRDHTGAVVTSQSLAGKTYLLWFYPKAQTPGCTTEGRGLRDRFEDFRARGIEILGVSFDDPEANAAFVKAEGFPFRLLSDTDKTLATQVGAVWVSLQPVPSRISYLVGPDGKVRKVFGDVTPATHAGDVLSGL from the coding sequence TTGAGCCCAACCGTCGCCCACGACCTCGACGAGATGGACCGCGCACGGGAGCGCGGCCATGAGAGCCTCGTGCCCGCGCTCCTCGCCGCCGTCGTCGCGCTCGCCGTCACGCTCGGCATTCCCGCCTCGCCCCTCGCGAGCCCGCTCCTCGAGCCGGGGGATCCGTTCCCGGTGTGGTCGCTCCGCGACCACACCGGCGCCGTCGTCACGTCGCAGTCGCTCGCCGGGAAAACCTACTTGCTGTGGTTCTACCCGAAGGCGCAGACCCCCGGGTGCACCACCGAAGGCCGCGGGCTCCGTGACCGCTTCGAGGATTTCCGGGCGCGCGGCATCGAGATCCTCGGCGTCTCGTTCGACGACCCCGAGGCGAACGCCGCGTTCGTGAAGGCGGAGGGCTTCCCGTTCCGGCTGCTGTCCGACACGGACAAGACGCTCGCGACGCAGGTCGGCGCGGTCTGGGTGAGCCTGCAGCCGGTCCCGAGCCGCATCTCGTACCTCGTCGGCCCGGACGGCAAGGTCCGCAAGGTCTTCGGGGACGTGACGCCCGCGACCCACGCCGGCGACGTCCTCTCCGGGCTCTGA
- a CDS encoding 3-oxoacid CoA-transferase subunit A — translation MPTTRICESAHAAVADITDGATLLVHSFGPPQAWPTDCLLALAERGVRDLTVVCNTPAGGPTSLNVLADKKQIRRLVCSYLASPAIPTAIAEQVRGGEIELEMVPQGTLIERIRAGGAGLAGFYTPTGVGTVAAHGKEEREIDGRRYLFERAIRGDFALLQAHRADGAGNLTYRRGMRNFAPAMATAAATTIAEVKEIVGVGGLDPEAVVTPGVFVDRIVKTTLQLDIGVLRQILMGAGRTVATEGRALRDGEATGLPPELMALKAATLLRDGEYVNLGIGLPTMVSNFIAGRDVTLHSENGILGYGPFPAEGEEDLDLYNASGQFITQLPGAAYFDSNVSFAMARTGRVTTVVLGAFEVAQNGDLANWTTGEGSSGGIGGAMDLAAGGARVIAICYHCERGGRSKLVERLAYPATALGCVQAIVTDLAYIDVDADGFLLREIAPGISVDDVKRATAAPLRVASDVREMDFAS, via the coding sequence ATGCCCACGACACGGATCTGCGAAAGCGCCCACGCGGCGGTGGCGGACATCACGGACGGCGCGACGCTCCTGGTGCACAGCTTCGGCCCGCCGCAGGCCTGGCCGACCGACTGCCTGCTGGCGCTCGCCGAGCGCGGCGTGCGGGACTTGACGGTCGTCTGCAACACGCCGGCCGGGGGACCGACGTCGCTCAACGTGCTGGCCGACAAGAAGCAGATCCGCCGGCTGGTGTGCAGCTACCTCGCCTCGCCCGCCATCCCCACGGCGATCGCGGAGCAGGTGCGCGGGGGGGAGATCGAGCTCGAGATGGTGCCGCAGGGCACCCTGATCGAGCGCATTCGCGCTGGCGGGGCGGGTCTGGCGGGCTTCTACACGCCGACCGGCGTCGGCACCGTCGCAGCGCACGGCAAAGAGGAGCGCGAAATCGACGGGCGCCGCTACCTCTTCGAGCGCGCCATCCGCGGCGACTTCGCGCTCTTGCAGGCGCATCGAGCGGACGGCGCGGGCAACCTCACCTATCGCCGCGGCATGCGGAACTTCGCGCCGGCGATGGCCACCGCGGCCGCGACCACCATCGCCGAAGTGAAGGAGATCGTGGGCGTCGGCGGGCTCGATCCGGAAGCGGTGGTGACGCCGGGAGTCTTCGTCGACCGCATCGTGAAGACGACGCTTCAGCTCGACATCGGCGTGCTCCGCCAGATCCTGATGGGCGCGGGACGCACGGTCGCGACCGAGGGCCGCGCGCTCCGCGACGGCGAAGCCACCGGCCTCCCGCCCGAGCTCATGGCGTTGAAGGCCGCCACGCTGCTGCGCGACGGTGAGTACGTGAACCTGGGGATCGGCCTCCCGACGATGGTGTCGAACTTCATCGCCGGCCGCGACGTGACCCTGCACTCCGAGAACGGCATCCTCGGCTACGGACCGTTCCCCGCCGAGGGCGAGGAAGACCTCGACCTCTACAACGCGAGCGGCCAGTTCATCACGCAGCTCCCGGGCGCCGCGTACTTCGATTCCAACGTGTCGTTCGCCATGGCGCGCACCGGCCGCGTCACCACCGTCGTGCTCGGCGCCTTCGAGGTGGCGCAGAACGGCGACCTCGCCAACTGGACGACCGGCGAGGGCAGCAGCGGCGGCATCGGCGGGGCGATGGATCTCGCCGCGGGCGGCGCCCGCGTCATCGCCATCTGCTACCACTGCGAGCGCGGGGGACGCTCCAAGCTCGTCGAGCGGCTCGCGTATCCCGCGACGGCGCTCGGGTGCGTGCAGGCCATCGTCACCGACCTCGCCTACATCGACGTCGACGCCGACGGCTTCCTGCTGCGCGAGATCGCGCCGGGCATCAGCGTCGACGACGTGAAGCGCGCCACCGCCGCGCCGCTGCGCGTGGCGAGCGACGTTCGGGAGATGGATTTCGCCTCGTGA
- a CDS encoding DsbA family protein: MKTFQKTFLSAVLIVSVAACQNQAGGDKAAGDGQTAKTEAKGAAPTLEMYVMSQCPYGVQVVNAVAPVKQQLGDGLNLKIGYIGNGAAGNFQSLHGPAEVKGDIAQLCAAKQAPKKYLDLIVCQNKNPRAVDTNWKDCAGQAGIDAAALETCVNGDEGQQLLAASFAEAQQKGAQGSPTMVLDGKPYDGGRKTRDFLKAACNATTGDQPEACKNIPVPPAVHAIFFSDRRCAECNIAPLEPRIKNELGGLQVQHVDYMSEDGKKLYQELRGLDPNFKVLPAILVDADEVVKDAEGYTALQGYMQPLGKWRTLRLDAKFDPTAEICDNGGLDDDGDGKADCADDQCTDAKACRQAKPRTLDLFVMSQCPYGAQAMVAANDVVQHFGKDITLNVHFIGQMEGDKLTSMHGQAEVDEDLREICAAAKYPKDHQFAKYLACRSKDYRNPGWQPCAKEAGMDEKVIQKCFEGEGKDLLKKSFQFAESLKIGASPTFLSNNRREFNAVDAASLQKQFCADNPDVKGCAQPIGAKQG; the protein is encoded by the coding sequence ATGAAAACTTTCCAGAAGACGTTCCTTTCCGCCGTGCTGATCGTCTCCGTGGCCGCCTGCCAGAACCAAGCGGGCGGCGACAAAGCCGCCGGCGACGGCCAGACCGCCAAGACCGAGGCCAAAGGCGCCGCACCCACGCTCGAGATGTACGTGATGTCCCAGTGCCCGTACGGGGTGCAGGTGGTGAACGCGGTCGCGCCCGTGAAGCAGCAGCTCGGCGACGGTCTGAACCTCAAGATCGGCTACATCGGCAACGGCGCCGCCGGAAACTTCCAGTCGCTGCACGGTCCGGCCGAGGTGAAGGGCGACATCGCGCAGCTCTGCGCCGCCAAGCAGGCGCCGAAGAAGTACCTCGACCTGATCGTCTGCCAGAACAAGAACCCGCGCGCCGTCGACACCAACTGGAAGGATTGCGCGGGCCAGGCGGGCATCGACGCGGCGGCGCTCGAGACCTGCGTGAACGGCGACGAGGGGCAGCAGCTCCTCGCGGCGTCGTTCGCCGAGGCGCAGCAGAAGGGCGCGCAGGGCTCGCCCACCATGGTCCTCGACGGCAAGCCCTACGACGGCGGCCGCAAGACCCGCGACTTCCTGAAGGCGGCGTGCAACGCGACCACCGGAGATCAGCCCGAGGCTTGCAAGAACATCCCCGTGCCGCCCGCCGTGCACGCGATCTTCTTCTCGGACAGGCGCTGTGCCGAGTGCAACATCGCGCCGCTCGAGCCGCGCATCAAGAACGAGCTCGGCGGCCTCCAGGTCCAGCACGTCGACTACATGAGCGAGGACGGCAAGAAGCTCTACCAGGAGCTTCGCGGCCTCGACCCGAACTTCAAGGTGCTGCCCGCGATCCTCGTCGATGCCGACGAGGTCGTGAAGGATGCCGAGGGCTACACGGCGCTCCAGGGCTATATGCAGCCGCTCGGCAAGTGGCGGACGCTCCGCCTCGACGCCAAGTTCGATCCGACCGCCGAGATCTGCGACAACGGCGGCCTCGACGACGACGGCGACGGCAAGGCCGACTGCGCCGACGACCAGTGCACGGATGCCAAGGCGTGTCGCCAGGCGAAGCCGCGCACGCTCGACCTGTTCGTGATGTCGCAGTGTCCGTACGGCGCGCAGGCGATGGTCGCGGCGAACGACGTCGTACAGCACTTCGGCAAGGACATCACCTTGAACGTGCACTTCATCGGTCAGATGGAGGGCGACAAGCTCACGTCGATGCACGGGCAGGCCGAGGTCGACGAGGATCTCCGCGAGATCTGCGCCGCGGCGAAGTACCCGAAGGACCACCAGTTCGCGAAGTACCTGGCGTGCCGCAGCAAGGACTACCGCAATCCGGGCTGGCAGCCGTGCGCGAAGGAAGCCGGCATGGACGAGAAGGTCATCCAGAAGTGCTTCGAGGGCGAAGGCAAGGACCTCCTGAAGAAGTCCTTCCAGTTCGCCGAGAGCCTGAAGATCGGCGCGAGCCCGACCTTCCTCTCGAACAACCGCCGGGAGTTCAACGCGGTCGACGCGGCGAGCCTGCAGAAGCAGTTCTGCGCCGACAATCCCGACGTGAAGGGCTGCGCGCAGCCGATCGGCGCGAAGCAGGGCTGA
- a CDS encoding type II toxin-antitoxin system Phd/YefM family antitoxin produces the protein MRHIAAAKFKEQCLALLEEVGPEGIVITKRGKPVAKLVPLTADSASLIGALRGKLKIKGDIMSTGIRWHAES, from the coding sequence ATGCGCCACATCGCGGCCGCCAAGTTCAAGGAGCAGTGCCTCGCCTTGCTGGAAGAGGTCGGTCCGGAGGGAATCGTGATCACCAAGCGAGGGAAGCCGGTGGCGAAGCTCGTTCCACTCACCGCCGATTCCGCCAGCTTGATCGGGGCATTGCGGGGGAAGCTCAAGATCAAAGGTGACATCATGTCGACCGGTATCCGCTGGCATGCTGAATCTTGA
- a CDS encoding type II toxin-antitoxin system VapC family toxin — protein sequence MLNLDTHVLLHAVAGRLSTAETRLLRNDQWSVSAIVFWEIAKLAQLGRIEVDLDDADVVRALARVHVWPLTREIARTSTRLDVRSDPADEIIGATSIVHRVPLVTRDRVLKRSRLIPKP from the coding sequence ATGCTGAATCTTGACACCCACGTCCTGCTGCATGCCGTTGCCGGCCGGCTTTCGACGGCGGAGACGCGTCTGCTGCGAAACGATCAGTGGAGTGTCTCCGCGATCGTGTTCTGGGAGATCGCCAAGCTCGCTCAGCTCGGACGCATCGAGGTCGACCTCGATGACGCGGATGTCGTGCGGGCCCTCGCCCGCGTGCACGTGTGGCCGCTCACCCGCGAGATCGCCCGGACGAGCACGCGGCTCGACGTGCGCAGCGATCCGGCCGATGAGATCATCGGGGCCACCAGCATCGTCCACCGGGTCCCGCTCGTCACCCGCGATCGCGTGCTCAAGCGATCGCGCCTCATCCCCAAGCCGTAG